One genomic window of Halovivax cerinus includes the following:
- a CDS encoding VirB4 family type IV secretion system protein, which produces MSVSTDDGEYSARRIHRSLGGTTAFFHGYSIDELLLFLGVAFVTLVGAAVVPSALTIPVIGFGLMLGCSLAILHKVKPSYLWLTEWLVARLGWAIKNKEYTHGEDDSDVRYLTRLGRVYPHAIERTDGALVGAVKIEPANMALEDEDAWARAVQSLSEFVNATVDFPVKFYITSREVDQDDVVRDHQHRLGDADVRSRPVLRRLLKEYVARNTNPDGDVDSERTTVREFYIITAVRDSDVTHLDETGDSVLAFLADLRVVGRLFGRFQSDGLSAGERERLKEEKLESRLAQLRRGGASLYRCSVSTVDAYELARVTKEYWTGRTETYGDISKAIGTFPVVAHGLSERVPSNPHPDDVGAVIGETDRRKRSTASDRDHEADSEWKFPLDEFDDEADGTADNEVDESVESEGDGAATSEGDESEKGEADETSVAYEDRLDDPANLHQSVVAPSTVDWETTYAVIDDETYVRTFWIEQFPEEPPDGMFERLLLETDLQTDVSIHLDPFDNRSAEDMMAAWISDLKVNQHDSNSLQAEDLQEDIDRAKFMRSLVRANKASFYRGGVFIRLSAGSKQELDNKTTRLRSIVKDAPANSTLKVANRWQEKGLATVSPLGRNELGRDRMSTMTNQAVGATFPFSSNYMMMDEGVEYGYHGHNGSPVRIDPWSLETGHSELVVGMPGAGKTFGAIMRMLRMMKRRQDTMLVMIDPVGGFEGIADALNAKTITVGGDTRLNPLEIRETPADIIESDDGTSPLSAKKDEVLAVLENFLTARDIDLGTETGVLSYVIDEAYRQAGVVEDDVSTHTPENSPTMADVHRVLADIAENPDEHNIAESESARERAAQYADELAIAFQPFREGGAYENLSQPSEIDILEGNDKVVYIDLGQIEGTASGIDRQTFLMQLLLSTVYQQAKKTDKNVEVAIDEAHYLFEDQANLDFLETAFRHQRHAGLRMVLLSQTAQEFYETEQAEKIIGMCPIKVFHKLPDLDDETADTVGLTREQRQYVRSADAGKEELGYSQSLVRVEEHGTYPLHVVADDFEKRVIDYTPDDRATIERAINSVPEDVVEFEQFLESEARRNALQNRLGLTDEVLATLAEYGGVEGDGVPEATETVEMGGEGEETEEKATAENVAEPLTRPDGGEVRE; this is translated from the coding sequence ATGAGTGTATCCACAGACGACGGCGAGTACAGCGCGCGACGAATTCACCGATCGCTCGGCGGGACGACCGCCTTCTTCCACGGCTATTCGATCGACGAACTCCTACTGTTCCTCGGCGTGGCGTTCGTCACGCTGGTCGGCGCCGCGGTGGTCCCGTCGGCCCTCACGATCCCGGTCATCGGCTTCGGCCTCATGCTCGGCTGTTCGCTCGCAATCCTCCACAAGGTGAAGCCGTCCTACCTGTGGCTCACCGAGTGGCTGGTCGCGCGACTCGGCTGGGCGATCAAGAACAAGGAGTACACGCACGGCGAGGACGACAGCGACGTCCGATACCTGACGCGACTCGGTCGAGTATACCCCCACGCGATCGAGCGAACCGACGGCGCGCTCGTCGGGGCGGTGAAGATTGAGCCGGCGAACATGGCCCTCGAGGACGAGGACGCCTGGGCGCGGGCCGTTCAATCGCTCTCCGAGTTCGTCAACGCGACCGTCGATTTCCCGGTGAAGTTCTACATCACCAGCCGCGAAGTCGACCAGGACGACGTCGTCCGCGACCACCAGCACCGGCTCGGTGACGCCGACGTCCGCTCACGACCGGTCCTCCGGCGCCTCCTGAAGGAGTACGTCGCCCGGAACACGAACCCGGACGGGGACGTCGACTCCGAGCGGACGACCGTCCGCGAGTTCTACATCATCACGGCCGTTCGTGACAGCGATGTCACGCACCTCGACGAGACCGGCGATAGCGTGCTCGCGTTCCTGGCCGACCTGCGAGTCGTTGGCCGCCTGTTCGGCCGGTTCCAGTCCGACGGACTCTCCGCCGGGGAACGAGAGCGCCTCAAAGAGGAGAAGCTGGAGTCGCGACTCGCCCAGCTCCGTCGCGGAGGCGCGTCGCTCTATCGGTGCTCGGTGAGTACCGTCGACGCATACGAACTCGCCCGCGTCACGAAGGAGTACTGGACCGGACGGACCGAAACGTACGGCGACATCTCGAAGGCGATCGGGACGTTCCCCGTCGTCGCCCACGGGCTCAGCGAGCGCGTCCCGTCGAACCCGCACCCCGACGACGTCGGTGCCGTGATCGGCGAAACGGACCGTCGGAAGAGATCTACGGCAAGCGACCGGGACCACGAGGCCGATTCCGAGTGGAAGTTCCCGCTCGACGAGTTCGACGACGAGGCAGACGGGACGGCGGACAACGAGGTGGACGAATCGGTGGAAAGCGAGGGAGATGGGGCGGCGACCAGCGAGGGAGACGAATCGGAGAAAGGCGAGGCGGACGAGACGTCGGTCGCGTACGAGGACCGCCTCGACGACCCCGCGAACCTGCACCAGTCGGTGGTCGCCCCGTCGACGGTCGACTGGGAGACGACCTACGCCGTAATCGACGACGAGACGTACGTTCGGACGTTCTGGATCGAACAGTTCCCGGAGGAGCCGCCGGACGGCATGTTCGAGCGCCTACTCCTGGAGACGGACCTGCAGACGGACGTCAGCATCCACCTCGATCCGTTCGACAACCGGTCGGCCGAGGACATGATGGCCGCGTGGATCTCCGATCTGAAGGTCAACCAGCACGACTCCAACAGCCTGCAGGCCGAGGACCTCCAGGAGGACATCGACCGCGCGAAGTTCATGCGGTCGCTCGTCCGCGCGAACAAGGCCTCGTTCTACCGGGGCGGCGTCTTCATCCGGCTGTCGGCCGGGAGCAAGCAGGAGCTCGACAACAAGACGACGCGCCTGCGCTCGATCGTCAAGGACGCCCCCGCGAACAGCACCCTCAAGGTGGCCAATCGGTGGCAGGAGAAGGGGCTCGCGACGGTCTCGCCGCTCGGCCGGAACGAACTCGGTCGCGACCGGATGTCGACGATGACGAACCAGGCGGTCGGCGCCACGTTCCCCTTCTCGTCGAACTACATGATGATGGACGAGGGCGTCGAGTACGGCTACCACGGACACAACGGGTCGCCGGTTCGCATCGATCCGTGGTCCCTGGAGACCGGTCACAGCGAACTCGTCGTTGGGATGCCCGGCGCCGGGAAGACGTTCGGCGCCATCATGCGGATGCTCCGGATGATGAAGCGGCGCCAGGACACGATGCTCGTGATGATCGACCCCGTCGGCGGGTTCGAGGGCATCGCGGACGCACTCAACGCGAAGACGATCACCGTCGGCGGCGATACGCGGTTGAACCCGCTGGAGATCCGCGAGACGCCCGCGGACATCATCGAATCCGACGACGGAACCTCGCCCCTCTCGGCGAAGAAAGACGAGGTGCTGGCCGTCCTGGAGAACTTCCTGACCGCTCGCGACATCGATCTCGGGACCGAGACCGGCGTGCTGTCGTACGTCATCGACGAAGCGTACCGCCAGGCGGGCGTCGTCGAGGACGACGTGAGTACGCACACGCCAGAGAACTCCCCGACGATGGCGGACGTCCACCGAGTGCTCGCCGACATCGCCGAGAACCCCGACGAGCACAACATCGCCGAATCCGAGTCCGCTCGCGAACGCGCGGCGCAGTACGCCGACGAGCTCGCGATCGCGTTCCAGCCCTTCCGCGAGGGCGGCGCGTACGAGAACCTCTCGCAGCCCTCGGAGATCGACATCCTGGAGGGCAACGACAAGGTCGTCTACATCGACCTCGGGCAGATCGAGGGGACGGCATCCGGGATCGACCGGCAGACGTTCCTGATGCAGCTCCTCCTGTCGACGGTCTACCAGCAGGCGAAGAAGACGGACAAGAACGTGGAGGTCGCGATCGACGAGGCGCACTACCTCTTCGAGGATCAGGCGAACCTCGACTTCCTGGAGACGGCGTTCCGCCACCAGCGCCACGCCGGCCTTCGGATGGTGTTGCTCTCCCAGACCGCCCAGGAGTTCTACGAGACCGAGCAGGCGGAGAAGATCATCGGGATGTGTCCGATCAAGGTCTTCCACAAGCTGCCCGATCTCGACGACGAGACGGCCGACACGGTCGGCCTCACCCGCGAACAGCGCCAGTACGTCCGCAGCGCCGACGCCGGCAAGGAGGAACTCGGCTACTCGCAGTCGCTCGTCCGCGTCGAGGAACACGGGACGTACCCGCTCCACGTCGTCGCAGACGACTTCGAGAAGCGCGTGATCGATTACACGCCGGACGACCGGGCGACCATCGAGCGCGCGATCAACAGCGTCCCCGAGGACGTCGTCGAGTTCGAGCAGTTCCTCGAAAGCGAGGCGCGGCGGAACGCGCTGCAGAACCGGCTGGGACTGACGGACGAAGTGCTCGCAACCCTGGCCGAATACGGCGGCGTGGAAGGGGACGGCGTCCCTGAAGCGACCGAGACGGTGGAGATGGGAGGCGAGGGAGAGGAAACGGAGGAGAAAGCGACAGCAGAGAACGTAGCGGAACCGCTCACCCGTCCTGACGGCGGCGAAGTACGCGAGTAA
- a CDS encoding SdpI family protein produces the protein MKTIHRFGLAVGFVVLSGIVSLLAAPSLPGNLVTHWNAAGEPDATMPKQLALWLFPALTTGLFVVFAAIPRIGPLRENIAEFRAYYDWFVVIFTGYLVLVHTGIVAFNLGYEFDFTALILVGAAGLFYYVGVFLPHAEPNWFAGIRTPWTLSSDEVWDRTHALGSRLFKLTAVLTLVGLFFGDLAIYFLLVPLLLTAGVTAAYSYYLYEKIERESDSASGSNL, from the coding sequence ATGAAAACAATTCACCGGTTCGGGTTGGCGGTTGGCTTCGTGGTATTATCGGGCATCGTGAGCCTGCTCGCGGCTCCGTCTCTTCCTGGCAACCTCGTCACGCACTGGAACGCCGCTGGAGAACCGGACGCCACCATGCCAAAGCAACTCGCACTCTGGCTATTTCCTGCTCTGACGACGGGGCTGTTCGTTGTGTTCGCCGCGATTCCTCGAATCGGTCCACTCCGTGAGAACATCGCGGAGTTCCGGGCCTACTACGATTGGTTCGTCGTCATCTTCACCGGATATCTGGTCCTCGTCCACACCGGGATCGTTGCATTCAACCTCGGCTACGAGTTCGACTTCACGGCCCTCATCTTGGTCGGTGCGGCTGGCTTGTTCTACTACGTCGGTGTTTTCCTCCCGCACGCCGAGCCGAATTGGTTCGCGGGGATCCGGACTCCGTGGACGCTCAGCAGCGACGAGGTCTGGGATCGGACCCATGCCCTCGGTAGTCGCCTGTTCAAACTCACCGCCGTCCTCACACTGGTCGGGCTCTTCTTCGGCGACCTAGCGATTTATTTCCTTCTCGTCCCGCTGCTCCTGACGGCTGGAGTTACTGCCGCGTACTCGTACTACCTGTACGAGAAAATCGAACGGGAATCGGATTCGGCCTCGGGGTCGAATCTGTAA
- a CDS encoding pilin, with translation MSNDSPSTADESFTNVLTAPVRRLASPPVVQFAMGLAFLLVATTPAAADVGDVYCDTGVETGITLVFGALAGLGLPATAFFIGRSGLSYMRAGGNPEKKNDAKQRLVMSGLGFAIIVIALISPELVDKVGSQMGFAFSDCVKPI, from the coding sequence ATGAGTAACGACTCACCCTCCACAGCAGACGAATCGTTCACGAACGTACTGACTGCCCCAGTTCGGCGGCTCGCCAGCCCGCCGGTGGTCCAGTTCGCGATGGGCCTGGCCTTCCTCCTGGTCGCGACCACGCCCGCCGCTGCGGACGTCGGCGACGTCTACTGCGACACCGGCGTCGAGACCGGCATCACGCTGGTTTTCGGCGCGCTCGCGGGCCTCGGCCTTCCTGCGACCGCCTTCTTCATCGGCCGATCAGGCCTCTCGTACATGCGAGCGGGCGGCAATCCCGAGAAGAAAAACGACGCCAAGCAGCGGCTCGTCATGTCCGGGCTCGGGTTCGCGATCATCGTGATCGCACTGATCTCCCCGGAACTCGTCGACAAGGTCGGGAGCCAGATGGGCTTCGCCTTCTCGGACTGCGTCAAGCCGATATAG
- a CDS encoding type IV secretory system conjugative DNA transfer family protein produces the protein MTDDGDDETTDGPTTVAGEPFEIVERGHTRVGGKAVITNTDDEGLVAGPHVRSMFESGLDDPEKPLWIGYDDGAQTGFREAPIKFDSLFRHVWIAGTTGYGKTTWLVNSMLQLAYQGHGFVYFDPKGKDSRELLRRLPQDRLDDVIWVEPGSSDHDRSIGLNFLETPAAESEADLENEIENRIENLKAIFDTDEYWGINMESITESMGRAMMKSEREFSVIDMYFILLNAERRQRFAEKVEDPFIAEFCQEIADMEDDVVRPLTKRIKSWVENAIIRRIIARRESTVDFREVVDEDRIVIVRTPVENKDIKKMVTLGVMRNVWSAIQRRSYEERETPKPYFVFADEFDDIASESLDVESMLARARSMRLSVTLASQYPSQLEESVVKAMKNNCDNLVTFSVNDDEDAAILMKRFRGYTAEDLMSTDQYTVWTKLPLKGGKYSEPVKLRTFPPYPPLRPHEDVDAIIEESLQHYGADVLTDDEIRANLIYGEYNEIVTPDGNDEEGDLEADTRSIPTERILEGVFAAQIRPEIDVDDEGFVAITDAKREIERRMGDTGYKSQLSNVIEQTLYDGQYAEVDRRSGQSVVKLTTAGLVELFGQDTGSSASGGSDDHRIILQKAYEAFTKLGYVTSLPTQEGGELPDGIADLPIDPMEGETLSEVEARRDELREEYPALWELSEGRPVNIEAETSTIEKPKQTLTNLRKAVNADRFCVFALKDESATRGEFSYWGRRAEQVLYDSWRELTETAIDYDRLTFANAVDDDGHRHFYNKASFVEFDDGVYALRPAYDEDSERSISLEWVETDDGVVCRDSSGTVHARFDELDELEEPSTNALPAYYEYDRAEGEFIVWVEGEKHLYNTREEFEDDWKRVYAPFVPEHEFDRMPTEEDFAFAVFPDGDNDDFDGPQLYEKGILRPLHRGLAVGFGSGEGVTAEGGRDDPLDDCDDIDSASERATPEEPETPTSENSNTDGTAVPSVREEFVDEFVNMMGRDDE, from the coding sequence ATGACAGACGACGGGGACGACGAGACGACCGACGGCCCGACGACGGTCGCGGGGGAGCCCTTCGAGATCGTGGAACGCGGCCATACGCGGGTCGGCGGAAAGGCCGTCATCACGAACACGGACGACGAAGGCCTGGTCGCCGGGCCGCACGTCCGATCGATGTTCGAGAGCGGCCTCGACGATCCGGAGAAGCCGCTCTGGATCGGCTACGACGACGGGGCCCAGACTGGTTTTCGAGAGGCGCCGATCAAGTTCGACTCCCTGTTTCGCCACGTCTGGATCGCCGGGACGACGGGATACGGGAAGACGACGTGGCTCGTCAATTCGATGCTGCAGCTCGCCTACCAGGGCCACGGCTTCGTCTACTTCGACCCCAAGGGGAAGGACTCGCGGGAGCTCCTTCGACGGCTTCCACAGGATCGACTCGACGACGTCATCTGGGTCGAGCCGGGGTCGAGCGACCACGACCGAAGCATCGGGCTGAACTTCCTCGAAACGCCGGCCGCGGAGTCGGAGGCGGACCTGGAGAACGAGATCGAGAATCGCATCGAGAACCTGAAAGCGATCTTCGACACGGACGAGTACTGGGGGATCAACATGGAGTCGATCACCGAGTCGATGGGCCGGGCGATGATGAAGTCCGAGCGCGAGTTCTCGGTGATCGATATGTACTTCATCCTCCTGAACGCCGAGCGCCGCCAGCGCTTCGCCGAGAAGGTCGAGGACCCGTTCATCGCCGAGTTCTGCCAGGAGATCGCGGACATGGAGGACGACGTCGTCCGCCCACTCACCAAACGGATCAAGTCCTGGGTCGAGAACGCGATCATCCGCCGGATCATCGCCCGCCGCGAGAGTACGGTCGACTTCCGAGAGGTCGTCGACGAGGATCGTATCGTGATCGTCCGGACGCCAGTCGAGAATAAAGACATCAAGAAGATGGTGACGCTGGGCGTGATGCGGAACGTCTGGTCGGCGATCCAGCGCCGATCGTACGAGGAACGCGAGACGCCGAAGCCCTACTTCGTGTTCGCTGATGAGTTCGACGACATCGCCAGCGAAAGCCTCGACGTCGAATCGATGCTCGCCCGGGCCCGCTCGATGCGCCTGTCGGTTACGCTCGCCTCACAGTACCCCTCACAGCTCGAGGAGTCGGTCGTGAAGGCGATGAAGAACAACTGCGACAATCTGGTCACGTTCAGCGTCAACGACGATGAGGACGCCGCTATTCTGATGAAACGCTTCCGCGGCTACACTGCCGAGGACCTCATGTCGACCGACCAGTACACCGTGTGGACGAAATTACCGCTGAAGGGTGGGAAGTACTCCGAGCCGGTGAAGCTCCGCACCTTCCCGCCCTATCCGCCGCTTCGACCCCACGAAGACGTCGACGCGATCATCGAGGAGAGTCTGCAGCACTACGGCGCCGACGTCCTCACGGACGACGAGATCCGGGCGAACCTGATCTACGGCGAGTACAACGAGATCGTCACCCCGGACGGTAACGACGAAGAGGGCGACCTGGAAGCTGACACCAGGAGCATCCCGACCGAGCGGATCCTGGAGGGCGTCTTCGCCGCGCAGATTCGCCCGGAGATCGACGTCGACGACGAGGGATTCGTCGCGATCACGGACGCGAAGCGGGAGATCGAGCGACGGATGGGCGACACCGGTTACAAGTCTCAACTGTCGAACGTCATCGAGCAGACGCTCTACGACGGGCAGTACGCCGAAGTAGACCGTCGGAGCGGGCAATCGGTCGTGAAGCTCACCACCGCCGGGCTCGTCGAGCTCTTCGGCCAGGATACGGGAAGCAGCGCGAGCGGCGGAAGCGACGACCACCGTATCATCCTCCAGAAGGCCTACGAGGCGTTCACGAAACTCGGCTACGTCACCAGTCTCCCGACGCAGGAGGGTGGTGAGCTCCCAGATGGCATCGCCGACCTCCCGATCGATCCGATGGAGGGCGAGACGTTGAGCGAGGTGGAGGCTCGTCGCGACGAACTCCGCGAAGAGTACCCTGCGCTGTGGGAGCTGAGCGAGGGACGTCCCGTCAACATCGAGGCGGAGACGTCGACGATCGAGAAGCCGAAGCAGACGCTCACGAATCTTCGGAAGGCCGTCAACGCGGATCGGTTCTGCGTGTTCGCGCTCAAAGACGAAAGCGCCACCCGGGGCGAATTTTCGTACTGGGGACGGCGGGCCGAGCAGGTACTCTACGATTCCTGGCGCGAACTCACCGAGACGGCGATCGACTACGATCGACTGACCTTCGCGAACGCCGTCGACGACGATGGACACCGCCACTTCTACAACAAGGCATCCTTCGTCGAATTCGACGATGGAGTGTATGCCCTCCGTCCGGCCTACGACGAGGATTCGGAGCGCTCTATCTCCCTGGAGTGGGTCGAGACCGACGACGGTGTCGTCTGTCGCGATAGCAGCGGGACCGTCCACGCCAGATTCGACGAACTGGACGAGCTCGAGGAGCCGTCGACGAACGCGCTCCCCGCGTACTACGAGTACGATCGCGCCGAAGGGGAGTTCATCGTGTGGGTCGAGGGTGAAAAGCACCTCTACAACACACGTGAGGAGTTTGAGGACGACTGGAAACGGGTCTACGCACCGTTCGTCCCCGAACACGAATTCGACCGGATGCCGACGGAGGAGGACTTCGCGTTCGCGGTGTTCCCGGATGGGGATAACGATGACTTCGACGGCCCACAGCTCTACGAGAAGGGGATACTCCGACCGCTACATCGAGGACTCGCCGTCGGTTTCGGTTCTGGTGAAGGGGTCACTGCTGAAGGAGGACGAGATGACCCTCTCGATGATTGCGACGACATCGACTCCGCTAGTGAGCGAGCTACTCCCGAAGAGCCGGAAACCCCAACTTCTGAAAATAGCAACACAGATGGCACAGCCGTGCCCTCGGTTCGAGAGGAATTCGTCGACGAGTTCGTCAATATGATGGGCAGGGATGACGAATAG